In Rubidibacter lacunae KORDI 51-2, a single genomic region encodes these proteins:
- the opcA gene encoding glucose-6-phosphate dehydrogenase assembly protein OpcA: MTTAQPLPVVSLQAPKDVSIAEIEAELDRIWQSYGSGESGTLATRASTFTLVICDAVDASPNQPGKVADAIAAAYPCRIVTLIPTSGSDEGLSAQVSAYCPMEKRQASSLICCESIALQGAPDAFERNAAMVEGLMLNDLPSFVWWKASPDFDSGLFRHLAQNSSAPIVDSSAFDAPEGVLRRVTELVGQGIPVADLNWRRLAAWQELTAEAFDPPERRAAIAEIDRVTIDYERGNQTQALMYLGWLAGRLQWRPESYSHEGGDYDLRHVTFVAPDQRVVTAELAGIPVADPGEVVGDLIGLRLASTNLNADCCTVLCSESTGCMRMEAGGGAQSCRVQQVTPLFDQRTEMLLAQQLRRWGRDQLFEESMVVTHEILNLAAQQG, encoded by the coding sequence ATGACTACCGCACAACCGCTTCCCGTCGTTTCCCTGCAAGCCCCGAAGGACGTTTCGATCGCCGAGATCGAAGCCGAACTCGATCGCATTTGGCAAAGCTATGGCTCGGGTGAATCCGGTACGCTGGCAACCCGTGCCTCCACGTTCACGCTCGTGATTTGCGATGCCGTCGATGCTTCTCCCAATCAGCCGGGGAAAGTGGCCGACGCGATCGCAGCAGCCTATCCATGCCGAATCGTGACCCTCATTCCGACCTCCGGGAGTGATGAGGGCTTGAGCGCCCAGGTATCGGCGTATTGCCCGATGGAGAAACGTCAAGCTAGTTCGCTGATTTGCTGCGAGTCGATCGCTTTGCAAGGCGCACCGGATGCATTCGAGCGCAATGCAGCCATGGTTGAGGGTTTGATGCTGAACGACTTGCCCTCGTTTGTATGGTGGAAAGCATCGCCTGACTTCGATTCCGGACTGTTTCGTCATTTGGCACAGAACTCCAGCGCGCCGATCGTCGATTCCAGTGCGTTTGACGCTCCCGAAGGCGTTCTGCGCCGCGTGACTGAATTGGTTGGACAGGGCATCCCGGTCGCCGATCTGAACTGGCGGCGGCTGGCCGCTTGGCAGGAACTGACGGCAGAGGCCTTCGATCCACCAGAGCGGCGGGCAGCGATCGCGGAGATCGATCGCGTAACGATCGATTACGAACGGGGCAATCAAACCCAGGCGCTGATGTACTTGGGCTGGCTAGCCGGCCGCCTGCAGTGGCGTCCCGAATCCTATTCTCACGAGGGCGGCGATTACGATCTGCGCCACGTGACCTTCGTGGCCCCGGACCAACGCGTGGTAACGGCCGAGCTAGCCGGCATTCCCGTTGCCGATCCGGGTGAAGTGGTCGGCGATTTGATCGGACTGCGCCTGGCTTCAACAAACCTTAATGCCGACTGCTGCACGGTGTTGTGCTCGGAGTCGACTGGTTGCATGCGGATGGAGGCGGGGGGAGGCGCCCAATCGTGCCGCGTCCAGCAGGTGACGCCACTATTCGACCAACGTACGGAAATGCTGCTAGCGCAGCAGTTGCGCCG